AAAAGGAGATGATAGAAAACTTTTTGAATTTTATCGACAAACACAATCCAAAGCTCATTAGTTTCAATGGAAGAGGTTTTGATATTCCTATGCTTTTTATAAGAGCTTTAAAATACAACCTTTCATGTCCTGCATATTTTGAGCAGGACAATCAGATGTTAAATAAGACCAAATGGGAAAATTATCGATCAAGATACAGCGAACAGTTTCATATAGATCTTTTGGAAGTTCTGGGACATTACGGTGCCGTTAGAAATCTAAAACTAGATACTATCTGTACTATGGCTGGAGTTCCAGGAAAATTTGACATAAGCGGCGATATGGTGTTGGAGCTTTATTATAAAGGCGAAATTAAGAAAATAAAAGAGTATTGCGAAAGTGATGTTTTAAATACTTATATTCTATTTTTGAAGTATGAGATATTAAAAGGAAATCTCTCTCAAGAAGATTATAAAGCTATCCTTTTGCAAATGAGTGATAAAATGCCAAAAGAGAAAAGTTACAGCAAAATTTTTTTAGATTTTATAAAAAAAGAGGTAAAAGATGATAGTTAGAGAGATTGAGCAGTACGCCGAGATAAGAACGAAAGCTAGAGCCTATTTATGTTATTTGTTACAGCGTTACATACCGAACTATATGCCGGTTCCTTCGTTAGACAACATTATCAATACGTTAAAAATACTTAAAAAAGAGCTTCCTCAAGCGGAGGCTTTTTACGTATTGGATAAAAGCGGAATGCAGATCATCGATGCTATCTCAAAAAATCCCGAATATAGAAAAGGAAAAGGGATTAACAGAAGTATGAGAGCCTATTACTATCGTGCTGTAAAAGAGAAAAGATGCATTTTGACAGATCCTTATCCCTCTTTGTTAACTCATGAACTTACAGTAACGGCCTCATATCCTATATATAACGATAAAAAGCAGTTAGTTTATATAGTCTGTATCGATCTCTCTTTAACGGATGTTTTAAAAGTTTTTCATCCTACCTCTATAGATTCGATTTTTGGTAATTTTTCCAAAATCTCATATTTTCTTTTTACTTTTGCACTTTTGATAGTGGCTATTCTTCTTTTTTTTAAAGGGATTATGAGTGTTATGGCTCACGGCATTCACGTATATAATCTAGACGTAAAAGAGATTTTTGAATCCACTATTTTGATAACTTTGTCCTTAGCCATATTTGATCTGGTTAAAACTCTTTTTGAAGAGGAAGTATTAGGCCGTCATAAACAAAGAAGTACCTCCGATATACATAAAACTATGATACGATTTTTAGGTTCGATTATAATCGCTCTATCTATAGAAGCTTTGATGTTGGTTTTCAAGTTTGCTATAATCGGGCCGGAAAAAATTATATATGCTGTTTTCTTAGTAGCAGCCGTTACGATGCTACTATTTGGTCTCTCTTTCTATCTAAAATCTATGCAAGGGTATAGAGAGGAAGAGTAGATTTTAGATGTTTGATGTTGGATAATTGATAATGAATTGTTCAACATTTAACATTTAACATTCCATATTTTTCAAAGAGGTATTATGAAAGTAGCGATAGTTGACTATAATATGGGAAATCTAGCAAGTGTTAAAAATGCTTTTTTAAAAATAGGTGCAAAGCCAGAGATTGTAAAAGAAGGTGAAAAACTAAAAGGTTTTGATAAGCTTATTTTACCTGGAGTTGGGGCTTTTGGAGACGCAATCTCTCATCTAAATCAATATGGCCTAATTGAGCCTATTTTAGAGTTTGCAAAAAGTGGAAAACCTCTTCTTGGGATTTGTCTTGGAATGCAGCTTCTTTTTGATAAAAGTTATGAGTTTGGCGAGCATAACGGGCTTGGACTAATTTCTGGAGAGGTGGTTCCTTTTTATAAAAGCAGATTCGATCATAGGCTGAAAGTTCCACATATGGGGTGGAATGAACTTTTTGTTCAAAAGGAGACTCCTATCTTCAAAGGACTTCCAAAAGCTTTTTATCTCTATTTTGTTCACAGTTTTCATGCCGTATGCGATGAAAAGTATGTTATCGGGAAAACTATATACGGCTATGAATTTGTAAGTGCGGTTCAAAACGAAAATGTATTTGGCCTTCAGCCGCATCCGGAAAAGTCACACGAAAACGGACTTAAAATTTTGGAAAATTTTGTGAGACTTTAGGGTGAATAGTGTGAGTGTGAGTGTGAGTGTGAGAGGATTATCCCTTACCACTTACCTCTTATCACTAATTACGCTTTACAATTCAAGATTCACGAATCACAAAATAAAGG
This Nitrosophilus labii DNA region includes the following protein-coding sequences:
- the hisH gene encoding imidazole glycerol phosphate synthase subunit HisH is translated as MKVAIVDYNMGNLASVKNAFLKIGAKPEIVKEGEKLKGFDKLILPGVGAFGDAISHLNQYGLIEPILEFAKSGKPLLGICLGMQLLFDKSYEFGEHNGLGLISGEVVPFYKSRFDHRLKVPHMGWNELFVQKETPIFKGLPKAFYLYFVHSFHAVCDEKYVIGKTIYGYEFVSAVQNENVFGLQPHPEKSHENGLKILENFVRL
- a CDS encoding PDC sensor domain-containing protein — protein: MIVREIEQYAEIRTKARAYLCYLLQRYIPNYMPVPSLDNIINTLKILKKELPQAEAFYVLDKSGMQIIDAISKNPEYRKGKGINRSMRAYYYRAVKEKRCILTDPYPSLLTHELTVTASYPIYNDKKQLVYIVCIDLSLTDVLKVFHPTSIDSIFGNFSKISYFLFTFALLIVAILLFFKGIMSVMAHGIHVYNLDVKEIFESTILITLSLAIFDLVKTLFEEEVLGRHKQRSTSDIHKTMIRFLGSIIIALSIEALMLVFKFAIIGPEKIIYAVFLVAAVTMLLFGLSFYLKSMQGYREEE
- a CDS encoding 3'-5' exonuclease; this translates as MICVFDCETIPDTELIKKQYSFNEDLDELNLSLKAMSLQEAKNGSSFLPVPYHKVVAISAVIADDFGNFKKVSSIDGTNEKEMIENFLNFIDKHNPKLISFNGRGFDIPMLFIRALKYNLSCPAYFEQDNQMLNKTKWENYRSRYSEQFHIDLLEVLGHYGAVRNLKLDTICTMAGVPGKFDISGDMVLELYYKGEIKKIKEYCESDVLNTYILFLKYEILKGNLSQEDYKAILLQMSDKMPKEKSYSKIFLDFIKKEVKDDS